One part of the Dysidea avara chromosome 10, odDysAvar1.4, whole genome shotgun sequence genome encodes these proteins:
- the LOC136236986 gene encoding charged multivesicular body protein 5-like, protein MNRLFGAGKKKGPPPNLTDAIANVDSRGESIEKKIQKLDIELKKYKDQMNKMRDGPSKNLVKQKAMRVLKQKRHYEAQLDGIRQQSFNMEQTNFATQQLKDTKTTVDAMKIGLKEMKKEYKKVDIGKIEDMQDDMEDMLELANEVQETLGRAYGLPEDVDEDDLEAELDALGDDMLLDEDTSYLDSTTIPDPPSTIPQTTGGQTNDGVVLDEFGLPQVSNS, encoded by the exons ATGAACCGACTTTTCGGAGCTGGTAAAAAGAAGGGTCCGCCTCCCAACCTTACGGATGCCATTGCCAAT GTTGACAGCAGGGGAGAGTCAATAGAAAAGAAGATTCAGAAGCTGGACATTGAACTGAAAAAGTACAAGGACCAGATGAACAAAATGAGAGATGGTCCTTCAAAGAACTTGGTGAAACAGAAGGCAATGAGAGTGCTTAAACAAAAGAGACATTATGAAGCCCAACTTGATGGAATAAGACAACAGTCGTTTAACATGGAACAAACCAACTTTGCTACACAACAGTTAAAGGATACGAAAACAACT GTTGATGCTATGAAAATAGGTCTgaaggaaatgaagaaagaaTACAAGAAAGTTGACATTGGAAAGATTGAG GATATGCAAGACGATATGGAAGACATGCTAGAGTTAGCCAATGAAGTGCAGGAGACATTAGGTAGGGCTTATGGCCTACCTGAAGATGTTGATGAAGATGACCTTGAAGCCG AACTGGATGCTTTAGGGGATGACATGCTACTTGATGAAGACACTTCATATTTAGACTCAACAACAATTCCTGACCCCCCGAGCACCATCCCGCAGACTACAGGTGGACAAACAAAT GATGGAGTGGTACTGGATGAATTTGGTCTCCCACAAGTTTCTAACTCataa
- the LOC136236797 gene encoding uncharacterized protein, whose translation MDYYIDECETGTHACNHICMNTVGSYNCSCNNAGYVLDDDGHTCIDVDECQDVDVAEMCHQRSVNTEGSYGCGCYDGYRLTSDSVTCEDINECLDNNGGCNQDCTNTIGSYNCTCWLGYILSDDDHNCTDHNECEAGDHRCSQICRNLPGTHECLCNVGFELQDDGYTCTDINECELDYCDHLCNNTIGSFVCLCRDGYLLEDNGRTCTDIDECATDNGGCGHYCTNTPGSYQCSCRDGYTLEEDYSCAAQPCPMLTRPQDGDMICTGPQVTDESCSFTCDLGYELIGSSYQQCLPNNTWSGYPVTCMIMSCPDLVQPPNVIQACEPNPCQNSGVCTALGPQEFECDCTGTGYKGERCQYGILELPPYPTLTANDPAEQLTISARPAAFITIEFVSDDPDNLFFDPPSVTIHYPDTSATLTVRSTSPNLYTVSYVITGMSSDEFPVPEPSTVLVTSLNSGPPNSYFTDRNIAIGLLQPGCCQPPGNAPSYQCPNSGQNVTFNSTCNWRQQGDMQLTPGIVFTSFGGLTLPASISGTELDQDDNTLSLNQLSTNDLNELCGQCTSVIADDGVSDVGDPSCTTTFDPTINDLNDFFTAESLAYSYFRYANSLYPSWLNLQPINGDRRVHDTNSYQVRLADSTELEDIGCEGLPVVEDGLYSVLQYSGELNVSIPTIGVHVVYTPSEEASPLCFAVNLCEGTMSPFYVGIPIDAQPFFKSLPFVSNLMNNGWVVDIEALAVTVGNNYLNVDVINRLAGRQYWDGVQDFTVTDHIYQASLAVQGIVNRNFTTDDMMCVLEFNGLTLIQYYNLNEAYNTGLLRRWTGAMDGSIDLTLQVDVQGESSKLVLEAAEDPGLLFIGEYEERCRPSTTPSGLSFTLTYMPSTDNTGLLSTIFRVPPNLIFDLPTQFSCPMDTFVTLDSDMRMRGVQLRSQCVDVNIGMFQFNGIQLIHTLSVVGNVDDYGYICVSDDLINDDTRVYLQSKFSSSSDSLQLGYFMTVRPDDNLNVMSTTFFRRNAIYASIINRVDFMLFGTQFTTEVHITQDGLRFSTNCNMFNSYPIQLTGTANQNSEWNGLPIEIIGHFLLSETNIPYLLQREIHQYISFTADQARLSKQNSLMSVQRARSQFRVANSTYQTRLQNYESICSEYTDAMTELENAIDEQTAAQQAVNANEAVLQATRNRIDNICEVQVCNDICVPGTVCEECMTTISSTVQGTCLVPCQRVEVVNMFYRVLIDFCFRYVENQLKCTYYCVCPELKICVAGQSCRLEPVYVQFQCYINVYLPTPVMYTGTCVEQCDTGITTTEAVEECCTLSSCSSLVANSTCTQLNAQCQMARDAAYAQLSSDEASLYEPLQ comes from the exons ATGGACTACT ATATTGATGAGTGTGAAACAGGCACACACGCTTGTAACCACATCTGTATGAACACTGTGGGTAGCTATAATTGCAGTTGCAATAATGCTGGCTATGTGTTGGATGATGATGGACACACATGTATAG ATGTGGATGAATGTCAAGATGTAGATGTAGCTGAGATGTGCCATCAGAGAAGTGTCAACACAGAAGGATCTTATGGCTGCGGTTGTTATGATGGATATCGACTGACAAGTGATTCTGTGacatgtgaag ATATAAACGAGTGCTTGGACAACAATGGTGGTTGTAATCAAGACTGTACCAACACTATTGGCTCATACAACTGCACGTGTTGGCTAGGGTATATTCTTTCTGATGATGATCATAATTGTACTG ATCACAATGAGTGTGAAGCTGGAGATCACAGGTGTAGTCAAATTTGTAGAAATCTCCCTGGAACACATGAGTGCTTATGCAATGTTGGATTTGAGCTGCAGGATGATGGCTATACTTGTACAG ACATCAACGAATGTGAACTAGATTATTGTGATCATCTCTGTAACAACACCATCGGAagttttgtttgtttatgtcGTGATGGATACCTTTTAGAAGACAATGGTAGAACTTGTACAG ATATCGATGAGTGTGCTACAGACAATGGTGGATGTGGTCATTATTGTACCAACACTCCTGGTAGTTATCAGTGTAGCTGTAGAGATGGATATACTTTAGAGGAAGATTACTCATGCGCTG CTCAACCATGTCCTATGTTGACAAGACCACAAGATGGTGACATGATTTGTACTGGTCCTCAAGTTACTGATGAAAGTTGCTCATTCACATGTGACCTGGGATATGAGCTGATTGGCTCAAGCTATCAACAATGTCTTCCCAACAACACTTGGAGTGGTTACCCTGTGACCTGTATGATCATGTCTTGTCCTGACCTAGTGCAGCCTCCTAATG TTATTCAAGCATGTGAGCCAAATCCATGTCAAAATTCTGGGGTCTGTACAGCACTTGGACCACAAGAGTTTGAATGTGATTGTACAGGAACGGGTTACAAAGGAGAGAGGTGTCAATATGGTATCTTAGAGCTTCCCCCATATCCCACTTTAACTGCTAATGATCCTGCTGAACAGCTCACCATATCTGCTAGGCCGGCAGCTTTTATTACAATTGAGTTTGTTTCTGATGATCCTGATAACTTATTCTTTGATCCACCTTCAGTTACAATACACTACCCTGATACTTCTGCTACTTTGACTGTCAGAAGTACATCTCCAAATCTTTACACAGTAAGCTATGTGATTACTGGCATGAGTTCTGATGAGTTTCCTGTACCAGAACCCAGTACTGTACTAGTTACGTCTCTCAACTCTGGTCCACCAAATAGCTACTTCACTGACAGAAATATAGCTATTGGATTATTACAACCAGGTTGCTGTCAGCCTCCAGGCAATGCACCATCTTACCAATGTCCCAATAGTGGACAAAATGTAACATTTAATTCAACTTGTAATTGGAGACAACAAGGGGACATGCAACTCACACCTGGAATAGTGTTCACTTCTTTCGGTGGGCTGACCCTACCAGCATCTATTAGTGGAACTGAATTGGACCAGGATGATAACACTCTATCACTAAATCAGCTCAGCACAAATGACTTGAATGAACTTTGTGGTCAATGTACTTCAGTTATAGCAGATGATGGTGTTTCTGATGTTGGTGACCCATCCTGTACTACCACGTTTGATCCTACCATTAATGACTTAAATGACTTCTTTACTGCAGAATCATTGGCTTATTCATACTTTAGATATGCTAATTCACTCTATCCTTCATGGCTTAATTTACAACCCATTAATGGTGACCGTCGTGTTCATGATACAAACAGTTATCAAGTAAGACTTGCTGACAGTACTGAACTGGAGGATATTGGGTGTGAAGGTCTTCCAGTAGTTGAAGATGGTCTATATTCTGTGCTACAATACTCTGGTGAATTGAATGTTAGCATTCCAACCATCGGTGTACATGTGGTGTATACTCCATCTGAGGAAGCTTCTCCACTATGCTTTGCTGTAAACTTATGTGAAGGGACAATGTCACCATTTTATGTAGGCATTCCAATAGATGCACAACCATTCTTTAAATCACTACCATTTGTAAGCAATCTGATGAACAATGGATGGGTTGTAGACATTGAAGCCCTTGCTGTAACAGTTGGTAACAATTACCTAAATGTTGATGTCATTAATAGATTGGCTGGTCGGCAGTATTGGGATGGTGTACAAGATTTCACAGTAACTGACCATATCTACCAAGCATCACTTGCTGTACAAGGAATAGTAAACAGAAACTTCACTACGGATgacatgatgtgtgtattggaGTTTAATGGTTTAACTTTAATTCAATACTATAATTTAAATGAG GCATACAATACAGGGTTACTGAGAAGATGGACTGGAGCAATGGATGGGAGCATAGATTTGACATTACAAGTTGATGTACAAGGAGAAAGTTCTAAATTGGTTTTGGAGGCAGCAGAAGATCCTGGTCTCCTCTTTATTGGAG AATATGAAGAGAGATGCAGACCCAGTACAACACCATCTGGTTTATCCTTTACTCTCACATACATGCCAAGTACTGACAATACTGGACTACTATCAACCATCTTCAGAGTTCCTCCTAATCTCATATTTGATCTACCAACACAGTTCTCATGTCCCATGGATACATTTGTCACTCTTGACAGTGACATGAGAATGAGAGGAGTTCAACTTAGATCACAATGTGTAGATGTTAACATAGGGATGTTCCAATTCAATGGAATACAATTGATCCACACCCTCAGTGTGGTAGGTAATGTTGATGACTATGGCTACATCTGTGTGTCTGATGACCTCATCAATGATGACACTAGAGTCTACTTGCAATCAAAGTTCTCATCAAGTTCTGATAGCCTTCAGTTGGGTTATTTCATGACTGTACGACCAGATGATAATCTAAATGTCATGTCCACTACTTTCTTTAGACGTAATGCTATTTATGCAAGCATAATCAATCGAGTAGATTTTATGCTGTTTGGAACACAATTTACTACTGAAGTACACATAACACAAGATGGATtaaggttttcaacaaattgtAACATGTTCAACAGTTACCCAATTCAGCTTACTGGTACAGCTAACCAAAACTCTGAATGGAATGGGTTACCCATTGAAATTATTGGACATTTTTTATTGAGTGAAACTAACATTCCTTATCTCCTTCAGAGAGAAATACATCAATACATTTCCTTTACAGCAGATCAAGCACGACTGAGTAAGCAAAATTCCCTGATGTCAGTACAACGAGCAAGATCTCAATTTAGAGTAGCAAACAGCACATATCAAACAAGGCTACAAAACTATGAGTCTATATGCAGTGAATATACTGATGCCATGACTGAACTTGAGAATGCAATTGATGAGCAAACTGCAGCCCAACAAGCAGTCAATGCTAATGAAGCTGTTTTGCAAGCAACTCGAAACAGAATCGACAATATCTGTGAAGTGCAGGTGTGCAATGACATTTGCGTACCAGGGACAGTGTGTGAAGAATGTATGACAACTATCAGCTCAACTGTCCAAGGTACTTGTCTGGTTCCTTGTCAAAGAGTAGaagttgtaaacatgttttacCGCGTACTTATAGACTTCTGCTTCCGATATGTAGAAAATCAACTCAAGTGTACGTATTACTGTGTTTGTCCAGAATTAAAAATATGTGTGGCTGGTCAATCTTGTAGACTTGAACCAGTGTATGTACAATTTCAATGCTACATAAATGTTTATCTTCCAACGCCTGTAATGTATACTGGTACTTGTGTTGAGCAATGTGATACTGGTATTACAACAACTGAAGCTGTAGAAGAGTGCTGTACTTTGTCCAGTTGTAGTAGTTTAGTAGCCAACAGCACATGCACTCAATTAAATGCTCAATGTCAGATGGCTAGAGATGCTGCTTATGCACAGTTGTCAAGTGATGAAGCCTCACTCTATGAACCATTACAATGA